The Panacibacter microcysteis genome includes a window with the following:
- a CDS encoding phage holin family protein, whose amino-acid sequence MEKEADFFADSKQKVKEYIQNRMLLLRLEMVEKTSKLVSVMFIGLLIAILSLFILLFLSFMAGYYFAALTNSLYLGFGIVCGFYILLLVFIILGGKKLLQKFITNTVIETIFDQTADNDDDDDTDNKEA is encoded by the coding sequence ATGGAAAAAGAAGCCGATTTTTTTGCAGATTCGAAGCAGAAAGTAAAAGAGTATATACAAAACAGGATGTTGTTGCTTCGGCTGGAAATGGTAGAAAAAACCTCCAAGCTGGTATCAGTCATGTTCATAGGGCTATTGATTGCCATTCTCAGTCTCTTCATTCTTTTGTTCCTGAGTTTTATGGCTGGCTACTATTTTGCAGCGCTTACAAACAGTTTATACCTTGGTTTTGGAATTGTATGCGGTTTTTATATTTTGCTCCTTGTATTCATTATACTGGGTGGTAAAAAATTACTGCAAAAATTTATTACCAATACTGTAATAGAAACAATATTCGACCAAACTGCAGATAATGATGACGACGATGACACAGACAATAAAGAAGCGTAA
- a CDS encoding YtxH domain-containing protein, whose protein sequence is MRRFTGGININRPEQQTKNTLKQQFNIHGLMSKNEKIIAGILIGAAAGVAAVLFFQTEKGKQLLADIKDMASDTMEDAIQRFGKVEQKFKEQLAINETEEDV, encoded by the coding sequence GTGCGAAGATTCACAGGTGGTATAAACATCAACAGGCCGGAACAACAAACGAAAAATACACTTAAGCAACAATTCAACATACACGGACTTATGAGTAAAAATGAAAAAATTATCGCAGGCATCCTGATTGGCGCAGCCGCTGGCGTTGCTGCTGTTTTATTTTTCCAGACAGAAAAAGGAAAACAACTACTGGCAGACATTAAAGATATGGCATCCGATACGATGGAAGATGCCATTCAGCGGTTTGGTAAAGTAGAACAGAAATTTAAAGAGCAGCTTGCCATAAATGAAACCGAGGAAGATGTATAA
- a CDS encoding translocation/assembly module TamB domain-containing protein encodes MTGRKILRKTLKVLAWVAGSIIALVLLVLILIQIPAVQNFAKDKAVAYLENKIHTKVVIQRLAIDFPKQIVLEQVYFEDQQKDTLLSGGRIRVDIALLKLLSNKLQVDYLGLEDMYVNVKRLKPDYVFNYDYIAKAFASEDTDTTTSESSAMSFQLGQIELKNIRLRYRDDVTGNDGVFRLGKLETNIKTFDPDKAVYAIPKIEIADITSSLRQYKPLMQPEPEAVVEAESNEPIKINLQLNTIDLRRIKFDYQNDVSALKSNLDLGLLAVDVNAIDLSKLFIDLRKIELAGTTVGVVFGKSQQAVVVKEEVKKETKAQVNNPWKVQVADLLLDSNNLYFDDNNFKKVAKGIDYNHLGITGFTFSTKDLVLTPTEYKGNLQQLAFKEQSGLELTELHTVFFYNEKEAALKNLVLKTPNSAINTTINAAYPSIDSISKNIGLLFVDASIQNTAVAVKDVLLINPALQPQLKGNENAVIKVNGQAKGYVNNIAIPGFTLSGIGQTNVDVAGNIKGLPNADKAYYDIKLNRFNTTRKDILAFVPKNTLPESIALPDVIQTSGFFKGTMNDFNSRLNARTNKGNADIIANMAGKGKSYNVKANLNALDLGYILKQPDTVLGKISMTATAKGSGFDYKTMRADIDANVTSADVKGYTYKGLQLGANLNNGEAVVNSSMDDPNIRYKLEATANVKSTYPTNLTMLLQLDTLNLTGLNLTDSLFTLHTVVNADMASVNPDSLVGTLTLAKTSVVKGSEAFSTDSVQLVAERDAGIQSIALNSEVATLDWKGEFKLTETGDQVMQTIKRYYNLPYTTKDTTFSPQNWLMNILVNTSAPLVLKFMPELKGSDTLGARIAFNSEANDLDVKINGPHIQFGGQSIDNIAVSAETNDAQLDYSIKADRLGTSSVRLYKTSVDGKLANDELFTNILLKDKNDKDRYRISAKIDQPDSNAYRLSLNADSLLLNYDKWQVSNDNYIQYDSTGIIANNFALSHNEQSLSINSQTKTTTSPIDVVFKDFRIKTLTNFADQDSLLVDGLVNGTTVVRDVMTNPVFTSDIAINNLSYKKDTIGNITVKVDNETANAFNANVQVKGNGNDIVLAGKYFTGESRMDMKLDINNIDLATVKNFAAGQLKDASGNLKGNITIAGTTKQPDVNGSVHFENAVIAPTALGAPFKLTDEKIDITSKGVAFNNFTMVDSAGMKAVLNGNITTEDYSSFGFNLSFKADDFTAINSTQKDNPLFYGKLNMDADVKVTGTMDAPSVKAVLRANGNTNFTFVLPSSDPEVVSREGVVNFINRNGNTDSSALRSALDSALQNKQLAGSDFDVTFATDTAALFTLVVDERNGDALQVKGNAQLTGGIDQGGKLTMAGNYELSRGSYQVTLSLLKRKFEIQKGSVLTWKGDPTTADVDITAVYQLNTPTIDLIENQLAGKAAADVTRFKQKIPVQVLLKMSGELLKPQITFDVVLPASISAQWREVDDKLAQLRLDESEMNKQVFSLLLLGRFTQEDPFESAGGSSNETMVRESVSRILTQQLNQLAGNLVKGVDLNFGLNSGEDYSTGTAQTRTDLTVGVSKSLLNDRLKVSVGSDFLVEGATASNESGSNIAGDVELDYQLTKDGRYRVRAYRVNKFEGVVEGQVVETGLTFAFTLDYDQFRELFNKSKKTKAKNKK; translated from the coding sequence ATGACAGGAAGAAAAATCTTACGTAAAACACTCAAAGTATTGGCATGGGTAGCAGGTAGCATTATTGCACTTGTATTGCTTGTGCTGATCCTTATTCAGATTCCCGCTGTTCAGAATTTTGCAAAGGATAAAGCTGTAGCCTATCTCGAAAATAAAATTCATACCAAAGTAGTTATTCAAAGACTTGCTATCGATTTTCCAAAACAAATTGTTTTGGAGCAGGTATATTTTGAAGATCAGCAGAAAGATACCTTGCTATCAGGTGGCAGAATACGGGTAGATATCGCTTTATTGAAACTGTTGAGTAATAAGCTTCAGGTAGATTACCTGGGGCTGGAAGACATGTATGTAAACGTAAAACGGCTAAAGCCGGATTATGTCTTTAACTACGATTACATTGCAAAAGCATTCGCATCAGAAGATACAGACACCACTACTTCAGAAAGCAGTGCAATGAGCTTCCAGCTTGGCCAGATAGAATTGAAAAATATCCGGCTCCGGTACAGAGATGACGTAACAGGCAATGATGGCGTTTTCAGGCTTGGCAAACTGGAGACAAATATCAAAACATTCGACCCGGACAAAGCAGTTTATGCCATACCCAAAATCGAAATTGCAGATATCACCTCATCATTGCGGCAGTACAAGCCTTTAATGCAGCCCGAACCGGAAGCTGTTGTTGAGGCAGAAAGCAATGAGCCAATAAAGATCAATCTTCAGCTAAATACAATTGACCTTCGCCGTATTAAGTTTGACTACCAGAATGATGTTTCAGCGCTAAAAAGTAACCTGGATCTTGGTCTGCTGGCAGTAGATGTCAATGCAATAGACCTGTCGAAGTTATTTATCGATCTCAGGAAAATTGAATTGGCCGGAACAACAGTGGGTGTGGTGTTTGGTAAATCTCAGCAGGCAGTAGTAGTAAAAGAAGAAGTGAAGAAAGAGACAAAAGCGCAGGTAAATAATCCGTGGAAAGTTCAGGTAGCCGATCTCCTCCTGGATAGTAACAATTTATATTTCGACGATAACAATTTTAAAAAGGTAGCAAAAGGAATAGATTACAATCACCTTGGCATTACAGGCTTTACATTTTCTACGAAAGACCTGGTGTTAACACCTACAGAGTATAAAGGTAACCTGCAGCAGCTTGCTTTCAAAGAGCAAAGCGGCCTGGAACTTACGGAACTGCATACCGTTTTTTTTTATAATGAAAAAGAAGCTGCACTTAAAAACCTGGTGCTGAAAACGCCTAATTCCGCCATTAATACTACTATTAACGCTGCTTACCCGTCTATTGATTCTATTTCAAAAAATATAGGACTACTTTTTGTTGATGCCTCCATCCAAAATACTGCTGTTGCAGTGAAGGATGTGTTGCTGATCAATCCTGCATTACAACCACAGCTAAAAGGTAATGAGAATGCAGTGATAAAAGTAAACGGGCAGGCAAAGGGATATGTAAATAACATTGCTATTCCTGGCTTTACTCTCAGCGGCATAGGCCAGACAAACGTAGATGTGGCCGGCAATATTAAGGGATTGCCAAACGCAGATAAAGCTTACTACGATATAAAGCTTAACCGTTTCAATACAACAAGAAAAGATATACTGGCATTTGTTCCGAAAAACACATTGCCCGAAAGTATAGCCTTACCCGATGTAATTCAGACCTCCGGCTTTTTTAAAGGCACCATGAATGACTTTAACAGCCGGTTAAACGCAAGGACCAATAAAGGAAATGCTGACATCATTGCAAATATGGCCGGCAAGGGTAAAAGCTACAATGTGAAAGCAAACCTGAATGCACTTGACCTTGGCTATATCCTGAAACAGCCCGATACTGTACTGGGTAAGATTTCGATGACAGCAACAGCAAAGGGCAGTGGCTTTGATTATAAAACAATGCGTGCAGATATAGACGCGAATGTAACCAGCGCAGATGTAAAAGGATATACTTACAAAGGCCTGCAGCTAGGTGCCAACTTAAACAACGGCGAGGCTGTGGTCAATTCTTCAATGGACGACCCGAATATTCGCTACAAGCTTGAGGCAACAGCCAATGTAAAATCTACCTATCCTACCAATCTTACCATGTTATTGCAGCTCGATACGCTCAACCTTACCGGGCTGAACCTTACTGATAGTTTATTTACACTGCACACAGTTGTAAACGCAGATATGGCATCAGTAAATCCTGACTCGCTGGTTGGCACACTTACGCTGGCCAAAACATCTGTTGTAAAAGGCTCGGAGGCATTTTCAACAGATTCCGTACAACTGGTTGCTGAAAGAGATGCAGGTATCCAGTCTATTGCATTGAACTCGGAAGTGGCCACGCTTGACTGGAAAGGAGAATTTAAACTTACCGAAACAGGAGACCAGGTAATGCAAACCATTAAGCGTTACTACAATTTGCCTTATACAACAAAAGACACCACATTCTCTCCGCAGAACTGGTTAATGAATATCCTTGTTAACACCTCTGCGCCACTCGTACTAAAATTTATGCCTGAGCTTAAGGGTTCAGATACCCTTGGCGCACGTATAGCTTTTAACAGCGAAGCAAATGATCTCGATGTAAAGATCAACGGGCCGCACATACAATTCGGCGGGCAGTCGATTGATAACATTGCAGTGTCTGCAGAAACAAATGATGCACAGTTGGATTACAGCATTAAAGCAGACCGCCTCGGCACATCATCGGTAAGGTTGTATAAAACTTCTGTTGATGGCAAACTTGCCAATGATGAACTCTTCACCAATATTTTGTTGAAAGATAAAAATGATAAGGATCGTTACCGCATCAGTGCAAAAATAGACCAGCCCGACAGTAATGCTTACCGGTTATCTTTAAATGCAGACAGCCTGCTTCTCAACTACGACAAGTGGCAGGTGAGTAACGATAATTATATACAGTACGATTCTACCGGCATTATAGCCAATAATTTTGCCTTAAGCCACAATGAGCAATCACTGAGCATTAACAGCCAGACAAAAACCACTACATCACCAATTGATGTTGTGTTCAAGGATTTCAGAATAAAAACACTTACCAATTTTGCAGACCAGGATTCGTTGTTGGTAGACGGCCTTGTAAATGGTACCACTGTTGTAAGAGATGTAATGACAAATCCTGTATTTACCTCTGACATCGCCATTAATAATCTTAGCTATAAAAAAGATACCATTGGCAACATTACCGTAAAAGTTGACAATGAAACTGCAAATGCATTCAATGCAAACGTGCAGGTAAAAGGTAACGGAAATGATATTGTACTGGCCGGAAAATATTTTACAGGCGAAAGCAGGATGGACATGAAGCTTGACATCAATAACATTGACCTGGCTACTGTCAAAAATTTTGCTGCCGGTCAGTTGAAAGATGCAAGCGGCAACCTGAAAGGAAACATCACTATTGCCGGCACTACAAAGCAGCCCGATGTAAATGGTTCCGTGCATTTTGAAAATGCAGTAATAGCGCCTACGGCTTTAGGTGCGCCTTTTAAACTTACCGATGAAAAAATAGATATTACGAGTAAAGGTGTGGCGTTCAACAATTTTACGATGGTAGATTCTGCAGGTATGAAGGCCGTATTAAACGGAAATATTACCACAGAAGATTATTCCAGCTTTGGTTTTAACCTGTCATTTAAAGCAGATGATTTTACCGCCATCAATTCTACACAAAAAGATAACCCGCTTTTTTATGGCAAACTCAATATGGACGCCGACGTTAAAGTAACCGGTACCATGGATGCGCCATCTGTAAAAGCGGTGTTGAGAGCAAACGGTAACACCAATTTTACTTTCGTGTTGCCTTCTTCAGATCCTGAGGTAGTAAGCCGCGAAGGTGTGGTAAACTTTATTAACCGCAACGGAAATACAGACAGCAGCGCATTAAGATCGGCACTCGATTCTGCATTGCAGAACAAGCAGCTTGCAGGCTCAGATTTTGATGTAACATTCGCAACAGATACAGCGGCATTGTTTACGCTGGTGGTAGATGAGCGCAATGGCGATGCACTGCAGGTAAAAGGCAATGCCCAGCTTACCGGTGGTATAGACCAGGGTGGTAAACTTACCATGGCAGGTAATTATGAATTAAGCCGTGGCTCTTACCAGGTTACATTAAGCCTGCTCAAAAGAAAATTCGAGATACAAAAAGGAAGTGTGCTTACATGGAAAGGTGATCCTACAACTGCAGATGTGGATATTACGGCAGTGTACCAGTTAAACACACCAACGATCGATCTTATAGAGAACCAGCTTGCGGGCAAGGCAGCAGCAGATGTTACACGCTTTAAACAAAAAATTCCTGTTCAGGTACTACTGAAAATGAGCGGCGAATTATTGAAACCGCAGATAACATTCGATGTGGTATTACCGGCCAGCATAAGCGCACAATGGAGAGAAGTAGATGATAAGCTTGCGCAGTTAAGGCTCGATGAATCTGAGATGAACAAGCAGGTATTTTCACTTTTGTTGCTTGGCCGTTTTACGCAGGAAGATCCTTTTGAATCTGCCGGTGGCAGCAGCAATGAAACAATGGTAAGAGAAAGTGTAAGCCGTATACTCACACAACAGCTCAACCAGCTTGCGGGTAACCTGGTAAAAGGTGTTGACCTCAACTTTGGTCTAAACTCCGGCGAAGATTACAGCACAGGTACTGCGCAAACAAGAACCGACCTCACCGTGGGCGTGTCAAAATCTTTATTGAATGACAGGTTGAAAGTAAGCGTGGGCAGCGATTTTCTTGTCGAAGGCGCAACCGCATCAAACGAAAGCGGATCTAATATTGCGGGCGATGTGGAACTGGATTACCAGCTTACAAAAGATGGCCGCTACCGTGTACGTGCTTATCGTGTAAATAAATTTGAAGGTGTGGTAGAAGGCCAGGTGGTAGAAACAGGATTAACATTCGCCTTTACGCTTGATTATGACCAGTTCAGGGAACTGTTTAATAAAAGCAAAAAGACAAAGGCAAAAAATAAAAAGTAA
- a CDS encoding BamA/TamA family outer membrane protein — MKNLVILFCLTMLGACSVTKQIPPGDALYTGAKVKLKPATDSAKFNKKDLSAELEDLIRPVPNKSILGIRFKLMIFNMVDTPKKDHGLKYWLKYKVGEPPVLASSVNLEKNSTIMVNRLENRGFFRSEAVADTVVKNKKMEATFNVSVQQQYKIRNVYYPNDSGAIYSIIRNIKKGSPLKKGRAYTLDAVIAERDRINARLKQQGFYYFKPDDLIVDVDSSVGDHKVDMYVRFKSNVPFRDLVNYRINDVIVYADYDINTSDTASVDLDSVPKFQGYKIIDPEEKFNPKLFPRTLVFRPNSMYRSSDHSRALNRLVSLGVYKFVKIRFDDVDTLSRPMLNAFYYLTPAPKKSLSLEVSGLTKSNNATGTDVSLNWKNRNFLRGAEQFTATVYGGFEKQVSGQQRVNTIRGGLDLNLVIPRVVGPFKIKNANAFVPQTFINAGYEIFSRDTQYTLNSIRLGFGYRWKRSIRNEHEWRILSANYVRPTNITPAFQQALDTNITLARSIEKQVILGMVYNYNFNSQAVANRKKHNFYVNGNVDVSGNILGLVTGANAKAENQKLIFGTPFSQYIRGEADFRHYMRIGKNNTLASRALGGMGYSWGNSLTMPFIKQFFSGGANDIRAFRARSLGPGSYYAGNRKDSFVADQPGDIKILLTSELRFKLVSVLYGALFVDAGNVWTLRDDVNRPGAKFTSNFLDDFAVGTGLGLRVDVKFFVIRADVGFPLRKPYITNDSKWEFGRIKFGDSEWRRDNLIVNLAIGYPF; from the coding sequence TTGAAAAATTTAGTCATATTGTTTTGCTTAACCATGCTCGGCGCATGCAGTGTTACCAAACAAATACCGCCGGGAGATGCATTGTACACAGGCGCAAAGGTGAAATTGAAGCCTGCAACAGACAGTGCAAAGTTTAATAAGAAAGACCTTTCGGCAGAGCTGGAAGATCTTATAAGACCGGTACCAAATAAAAGCATACTTGGCATCAGGTTCAAGCTCATGATCTTTAATATGGTAGATACACCAAAAAAAGATCACGGTTTGAAATACTGGTTGAAGTATAAAGTAGGAGAGCCGCCCGTGCTGGCAAGCAGTGTAAACCTGGAGAAGAACAGCACCATTATGGTAAACAGGCTCGAGAACCGTGGCTTTTTCAGGAGTGAGGCTGTTGCAGACACGGTGGTGAAGAATAAGAAAATGGAAGCAACGTTCAACGTGTCTGTGCAGCAGCAATACAAGATCAGGAATGTGTACTACCCGAACGATTCCGGTGCCATATACAGTATCATCAGGAATATTAAAAAAGGATCCCCGCTGAAAAAAGGCAGGGCATATACGCTGGATGCGGTGATTGCCGAAAGGGACAGAATTAATGCCCGGCTTAAGCAACAGGGCTTTTATTATTTTAAACCAGATGATCTTATAGTAGATGTTGATTCGTCTGTCGGGGACCATAAAGTAGATATGTACGTCCGTTTTAAATCGAACGTACCATTCAGGGATCTTGTGAACTACCGGATCAACGATGTAATCGTGTATGCCGATTATGACATCAATACGTCTGATACTGCATCAGTAGACCTCGACAGCGTGCCTAAGTTCCAGGGCTATAAGATCATTGATCCGGAAGAAAAATTTAACCCCAAACTTTTCCCGCGTACACTTGTCTTCAGGCCCAATTCAATGTACCGCAGTTCAGATCATTCACGTGCACTGAACAGGTTGGTAAGCCTTGGTGTATACAAGTTTGTAAAGATCAGGTTCGATGACGTGGATACATTGAGCAGGCCTATGCTAAATGCGTTTTATTATCTTACGCCTGCACCAAAAAAATCTTTAAGCCTGGAGGTTTCAGGGCTTACAAAATCTAATAATGCAACGGGTACCGATGTATCGCTCAACTGGAAGAACCGGAATTTTTTACGGGGTGCAGAACAATTTACCGCTACAGTTTACGGCGGGTTTGAAAAACAGGTCTCAGGCCAGCAGCGTGTAAATACCATTCGCGGCGGTTTGGATCTTAATCTTGTTATACCACGCGTGGTAGGTCCGTTTAAAATTAAAAATGCCAATGCTTTTGTGCCGCAGACTTTTATTAATGCCGGCTACGAGATATTTTCAAGAGATACGCAATACACATTGAATTCTATCAGGCTCGGTTTTGGTTACCGGTGGAAGCGCAGTATACGCAACGAGCACGAGTGGAGAATATTATCAGCTAACTATGTGCGGCCAACAAATATTACACCGGCATTTCAGCAGGCGCTGGATACCAATATTACACTGGCAAGAAGTATAGAGAAGCAGGTAATTCTTGGAATGGTGTATAATTACAACTTTAACTCGCAGGCGGTTGCCAACAGGAAGAAACACAATTTTTATGTTAATGGAAACGTAGATGTTTCCGGTAATATTCTTGGCCTTGTTACAGGTGCAAACGCCAAAGCAGAAAACCAGAAACTGATATTTGGTACACCTTTCTCGCAATATATACGCGGCGAAGCTGATTTCAGGCATTATATGCGTATAGGAAAGAACAACACACTGGCCAGCCGAGCACTCGGTGGTATGGGTTATTCATGGGGTAACAGCCTTACTATGCCTTTTATCAAACAATTTTTTAGCGGCGGCGCCAATGATATCAGGGCTTTCAGGGCAAGAAGCCTTGGACCCGGCAGTTACTATGCCGGCAACAGGAAAGATAGTTTTGTGGCAGATCAGCCGGGCGACATAAAAATATTATTGACTTCTGAATTGCGTTTTAAACTGGTATCGGTGCTTTACGGCGCCTTGTTTGTAGATGCAGGTAATGTGTGGACGTTAAGAGACGATGTAAACCGGCCGGGTGCTAAGTTTACGTCAAACTTTTTGGATGATTTTGCCGTTGGTACCGGTCTTGGTTTGCGTGTAGATGTAAAATTCTTTGTAATACGTGCAGACGTAGGTTTTCCGTTGCGAAAACCATATATTACCAACGATTCGAAATGGGAGTTTGGCAGGATCAAATTTGGAGACAGCGAATGGCGACGGGATAACCTGATTGTAAACCTTGCCATCGGCTATCCATTCTAA
- a CDS encoding SMP-30/gluconolactonase/LRE family protein, whose translation MEATVVLHAKAQLGEGSLWHPAEKKLYWIDIEKGELHLYDPATKADRHFTLGSRIGTVVPVKIGGALVALQNGIHFIDTKTGKLTFLTNPLGDNIRFNDGKCDPAGRFWVGTMGLDFKEGAADLYRFDADKTLHTMITGVTCSNGIVWTADKKTMYYTDTPTGTIEAFEYDVSTGAITNRRVVIKVPEGNGSPDGMTIDSEDNLWVALWGGSGVAKFDPRTGKMLLKVNVPAPNVTSCAFGGEDLQTLYITTARNDMTKEDLDKYPASGDVFTVNAGAKGVPANFYAGDPAAGHKDFIRP comes from the coding sequence ATGGAAGCAACCGTTGTTCTACATGCAAAAGCGCAATTGGGTGAAGGCTCTTTGTGGCACCCGGCAGAAAAAAAACTTTACTGGATCGATATTGAAAAAGGTGAACTGCACCTGTACGATCCTGCAACAAAAGCAGACAGGCATTTTACACTGGGCAGCAGGATTGGAACGGTTGTGCCTGTTAAGATTGGCGGTGCCCTGGTGGCCCTGCAAAACGGTATTCATTTCATAGATACCAAAACAGGCAAACTCACATTTCTTACCAACCCGCTTGGTGATAACATCAGGTTCAACGATGGCAAATGCGACCCCGCCGGCAGGTTTTGGGTAGGCACCATGGGCCTGGACTTTAAAGAAGGCGCTGCTGATCTGTACCGCTTTGATGCAGATAAAACTTTACATACCATGATAACAGGCGTTACCTGCTCCAATGGTATAGTATGGACCGCCGATAAAAAAACAATGTATTATACAGACACACCTACCGGCACTATTGAAGCATTCGAATACGATGTGTCAACCGGCGCCATCACAAACCGCAGGGTGGTGATCAAAGTACCGGAGGGTAATGGCTCTCCTGATGGTATGACGATAGATAGTGAAGACAACTTGTGGGTGGCACTGTGGGGCGGCAGCGGTGTTGCAAAGTTCGATCCTCGTACCGGCAAAATGTTACTGAAAGTAAACGTACCGGCGCCGAATGTAACTTCCTGCGCCTTTGGCGGCGAAGACCTGCAAACGCTTTATATTACTACAGCACGCAACGATATGACCAAAGAAGATTTGGATAAATATCCTGCCAGCGGAGATGTCTTTACCGTTAATGCCGGCGCAAAAGGTGTACCGGCTAATTTTTATGCGGGTGACCCTGCGGCTGGTCATAAAGATTTCATCAGGCCTTAA
- a CDS encoding RluA family pseudouridine synthase, with protein MQEAQDILQDDNNEELYERRTFHVDKGQEPMRIDKWVQQRMENATRNKIQRGIEDGFLTVNGKTVKSNYKVKPGDDIILLSLEHPDESDIKPEPMALQVVHEDDAVMIINKPANMVVHPGVGNYSGTLLNGIAYHLLQQNPAIDEESLPRYGLVHRIDKNTTGLLVIAKTAEAAASLAKQFFNHTVARKYVALVWGNVEEDSGTIEAHIGRHQRFRKMFDAYPEGDHGKHAITHYRVLERFNYVTLVECVLETGRTHQIRVHMRHIGHTLFNDWEYGGDKILKGTIYTKYKQFVENCFVACPRCALHARTLGFQHPLTGKEIFFESALPDDMNKVIDKWRNYLKPKDL; from the coding sequence ATGCAGGAAGCACAGGACATATTACAGGATGACAACAATGAAGAGCTGTATGAGCGGCGCACTTTTCATGTAGACAAAGGCCAGGAGCCCATGCGTATAGACAAATGGGTGCAGCAGCGTATGGAAAATGCTACACGCAACAAAATACAGCGCGGTATTGAAGATGGTTTTTTAACGGTTAACGGCAAGACGGTTAAAAGCAACTACAAAGTAAAACCGGGTGATGATATTATATTGCTGAGCCTTGAACACCCCGATGAATCTGATATAAAGCCGGAACCAATGGCGTTGCAGGTGGTGCATGAGGATGATGCGGTAATGATAATCAACAAGCCCGCCAATATGGTGGTGCACCCGGGCGTGGGTAATTACAGCGGCACTTTGCTCAATGGTATTGCTTATCACTTATTACAACAAAACCCGGCAATAGATGAAGAGAGTCTGCCACGCTATGGCCTGGTACACCGCATAGATAAAAACACCACGGGCCTGTTGGTTATAGCAAAAACGGCTGAAGCTGCTGCCAGTCTTGCCAAACAGTTTTTTAACCATACGGTGGCAAGAAAATATGTGGCGCTGGTATGGGGAAATGTGGAAGAAGACAGCGGCACCATTGAGGCACATATTGGCAGGCACCAGCGTTTCAGGAAAATGTTTGATGCTTACCCGGAAGGCGATCATGGTAAACATGCCATTACACATTACCGTGTACTGGAACGTTTTAATTATGTAACACTGGTAGAGTGTGTGCTGGAAACAGGGCGCACACACCAGATACGGGTACACATGCGCCACATTGGCCATACCTTATTCAACGACTGGGAATATGGCGGCGATAAAATTTTGAAAGGAACCATCTATACCAAATACAAACAGTTTGTAGAAAATTGTTTCGTTGCGTGTCCGCGCTGTGCATTGCATGCAAGAACACTGGGCTTTCAACATCCGCTTACGGGCAAAGAGATTTTTTTCGAAAGCGCCCTGCCGGATGATATGAATAAGGTAATTGACAAATGGCGTAATTATTTAAAGCCTAAAGACCTTTAG
- a CDS encoding glycerophosphodiester phosphodiesterase, with protein sequence MKTIYMKLLAVVSFTVLLYACGNAKKAVRKSANPVVAHRGAWKENNLPENSIASLRQAIALHCAGTEFDVRMTADDSLVINHDPVFHGLKIEASAYADLVKTTLANGEKLPTLYEYITAGLQENTGTTLVVEIKPSDIDKAHAAAAARKVYNTITALHAGNKVQYISFDYDILLTLEQLNKRVITQYLNGDKSPVQLKADGIDGADYHFSVYQKHPEWIKELKAQRLIANAWTVNESKDMLVLLGSGIDYITTNEPGLLFSLLKERQQ encoded by the coding sequence ATGAAAACCATTTACATGAAATTGCTGGCCGTTGTTTCCTTCACTGTGTTGTTATACGCCTGCGGCAACGCAAAAAAAGCGGTAAGAAAATCAGCCAACCCGGTGGTGGCGCACCGCGGCGCATGGAAGGAAAATAACCTTCCCGAAAACTCGATCGCATCACTGCGGCAAGCCATTGCACTACATTGTGCCGGTACTGAATTTGATGTGCGCATGACGGCAGATGATTCGCTGGTTATTAACCATGACCCCGTTTTTCATGGTTTAAAAATAGAAGCAAGTGCTTATGCCGACCTGGTAAAAACGACATTGGCAAACGGTGAAAAATTGCCTACCCTGTATGAATACATTACCGCAGGTTTACAGGAAAATACCGGCACTACACTCGTTGTAGAGATCAAACCATCAGATATTGATAAAGCGCACGCAGCAGCAGCAGCACGAAAAGTGTACAATACAATCACGGCCCTGCATGCAGGTAACAAAGTTCAATACATCAGTTTCGATTACGATATACTGCTTACGCTTGAACAACTGAACAAACGGGTTATTACACAATACCTTAACGGTGATAAGTCTCCGGTGCAGTTGAAGGCTGATGGCATAGACGGCGCCGATTATCATTTCTCTGTATATCAAAAACACCCGGAATGGATAAAAGAATTAAAAGCACAGAGGCTTATTGCAAATGCATGGACGGTGAATGAATCAAAAGATATGCTTGTACTGCTCGGTAGTGGCATAGATTATATTACTACCAACGAGCCCGGTCTTTTGTTTTCATTGTTGAAAGAAAGACAGCAGTAA